A region of the Pricia mediterranea genome:
CGAGACCGAAAAACTTCATATGGCAACAAAAGAAATCGAAATTTTGAATACTGCTATTGCGCGACAGGAAGAAATTGGTTTGAAAATCAGGGGTTGGTGTATAACGCTATTTTCAGCTATAACGGTGGCGTATCTCTCCGATGGGTTCATTGATCTTTCGGTCGGCAATTATTTAATAATAGTTCTAATTTCGACATTTTTATTCTATTTGATCGAAAGCTCTCATCGTCTCAGTGAAGCAAGAGCCATTAAAAGATCATCAAGCGTAGAACAAATTATAAGGACAGATGTTATGACTTATGACGGTCCACTTATATCTCAATCATTAACGTCCAATCCCAAGCAAGTACTTTTTGAGGTATTAACCAATTTTAGGATATTTCCAACCTATATTGCTATGATAGTCATTGCCATTTTGATTTTTTTATTTTCCAAAGGCATTTGTTTTTGTGAAGGTTAGGTTGTAGCTCAGTTCTTTGTTACCCTTTGTGATTTCCCGGTAAGCTGATAATGATTGACGAGGACCGATGCGGAAATCTGTAATATCCGTTCGAGTTCCCTTATCATATCAACGGTCAATCTTTTTTTTCTGTTCAGTATTTGGGAAACGCGGCTCTTACCTCCGATTATGCCCACTAGATCTTTTTGACGCATATTGAGTTCCTCCATTCGGATCTTTATGGCCTCTATCGGGTCCGGAGCCTCTATCGGGTAATTCTCGTTCTCGTAGCTTTCGATCAACAATGATAGGATTTCCGCTTCATCTCCTTCTTCAGTGTCGATCGGTGCGTCAAAAATTGCCTCGAGACGTTCAAGTCCTTGACGGTAGTCTTTTTCGGATTTAATTGGTTTCAGTTCCATAATTGTTCATTTAAATTGTATCCGCAACACGGGCTCGGGGTCTTTCAAGTTTCATCTTAGAGCTATTTTTCCTAGGCTCTTCGCAGGTCCGCTTCTGCGGGCCAGCCCGTATTGCGTTTATTCGTTGTTGCCATCAGTGTTTTCCGACCGAGTGTTACAGTGTGATTGGGTTTCCTTCGTTTTTTTTCCTACGATAGAGTGAAAATTTCAGCGCATTTTATTTTACAGTTTCAATTTATGTTTGAAATCCGCTTTTCTCCTATACCACAGAGTGCAAATTCGTTCTTTTATCTCAAATCCAATTTAGTAAGAATTCCGGCTCAATAGTTTTTGAGCTCCATTTTTGTTAAATATCCAATTTGGTCTGTAAGTACACTCCGTGAAAATTATAGTTCCATTTGCCTTCTAACAAGTATTCAAATATTACCTGATTTCTGTTTTTCGCTAAAGACTCCGTTTGCTGGATTTTGAAGGTCAAAATTTCAGTGATGAACGCACTAATAGTCGTTTATCAACACCAGAAGAAAGTTTATTTTTATTTCTTATCGGAAATCATGCAGCCTTTCCATTGATTATCTTTTAATGAAATTATCAGAAATCCAAAATCATCGGACTTACAGGAGCCTTTGCCGCTCGAACTAGATAGTGTTTTGATATTTCCTGATTCATCCCGGGAATATTCTATTTCAATCTTTTCGT
Encoded here:
- a CDS encoding helix-turn-helix domain-containing protein, whose translation is MELKPIKSEKDYRQGLERLEAIFDAPIDTEEGDEAEILSLLIESYENENYPIEAPDPIEAIKIRMEELNMRQKDLVGIIGGKSRVSQILNRKKRLTVDMIRELERILQISASVLVNHYQLTGKSQRVTKN